In one window of Dyella thiooxydans DNA:
- a CDS encoding efflux RND transporter periplasmic adaptor subunit — MTPKLPPTRLLLLASPLLLAALLAACGGSAGGDDDDDAAPSAKGVVAVQTVTPTRAAFHATVEAWGRAVTDPARSRTLSLGHGGQVEALEVAPGQRVKRGQALLAIAPDPAARAAVAQAQSALTLAKNELQRTQQLASQRLATQSQLAAARKNLADAEAALQAQRALGGGAARETLAAPADGVVTSISVARGERFAANAPLLGFAPDHALVAELGVPPPAGPQLKPGQTVELDNVYGDGKALTGAVTVVGQAVDPQSRLLPVRATLPADAALADGTAVHARIQVSDITAWSVPRAAVLHDDHGDYLFQVQGDKAHRVDVTLRSGDGDPVGVDGPLDAKAKVIVQGVYELSDGDRVREASK; from the coding sequence ATGACACCGAAGCTCCCCCCGACCCGTCTCCTGCTGCTCGCCTCGCCGCTGCTGCTGGCTGCCCTGCTCGCCGCGTGCGGCGGCAGTGCCGGCGGTGACGACGACGATGACGCCGCTCCCAGCGCAAAAGGCGTGGTCGCCGTGCAGACGGTGACGCCCACCCGCGCCGCCTTCCACGCGACGGTGGAAGCCTGGGGCCGCGCGGTGACCGATCCTGCCCGCTCGCGTACTCTCAGCCTCGGCCACGGCGGCCAGGTGGAAGCGCTGGAGGTGGCGCCCGGCCAGCGCGTGAAGCGTGGCCAGGCGCTACTGGCGATCGCGCCCGACCCGGCCGCGCGGGCCGCGGTGGCGCAGGCGCAGAGTGCGCTGACGCTGGCGAAGAACGAACTGCAGCGCACGCAGCAGCTCGCCAGCCAGCGGCTCGCCACGCAGTCGCAACTGGCGGCCGCGCGCAAGAACCTCGCCGATGCCGAAGCGGCTTTGCAGGCGCAGCGTGCGCTCGGCGGTGGTGCAGCGCGCGAGACGCTGGCCGCGCCGGCCGATGGCGTGGTCACCAGCATCTCGGTGGCCCGCGGCGAACGCTTCGCCGCCAATGCACCACTGCTCGGCTTCGCGCCGGACCACGCGCTGGTCGCCGAACTCGGCGTGCCGCCGCCAGCGGGCCCGCAACTGAAGCCCGGCCAGACCGTCGAACTGGACAACGTGTACGGCGATGGCAAGGCGCTCACCGGCGCCGTCACCGTGGTCGGCCAGGCGGTCGATCCGCAGTCGCGCCTGCTGCCGGTGCGCGCCACCCTGCCGGCCGACGCCGCGCTGGCCGACGGCACCGCGGTACACGCGCGCATCCAGGTGTCGGACATCACCGCGTGGTCGGTGCCGCGCGCCGCCGTGCTGCACGACGACCATGGCGACTACCTGTTCCAGGTCCAGGGCGACAAGGCGCACCGCGTCGACGTCACCCTGCGCAGCGGCGACGGCGATCCGGTCGGCGTCGACGGTCCGCTCGATGCGAAGGCGAAGGTGATCGTGCAGGGCGTGTACGAGCTTTCCGACGGCGACCGCGTGCGCGAGGCGTCGAAGTGA
- a CDS encoding TolC family protein: MPRPSSARPATARWPALLAAVLLTGCTSYHARPLPNQAGARRVADLVAPAPRSWLPAHRFDPSDGLDVTEVATLAVANNPDLRTQRDALGVARAQAFDAGLLPDPQLDAGMDFPRHSGPGLTSAFNLGLSADITSLLLRSSRVAAARQQARQVNLDLLWAEWQTVAQSRLLFDQVQALRAKQRELDAEQRALAPLDAHVQAALRAGNLTHDQASAGLNALSDVRQQRADNALALHQAEADLHQLLGLSPEAPLSLVGAGYDVTPTTAQVDAALTALPRRRPDLLALQAGYAAQEASLREAIRAQFPAITLGVNTARDTSAVYTNGFSVGISLPLFNRNRGNIAIATTTREQLRDDYRSRLLAAHGDIRHLQADLATLDARLATLTVHARALDAGRRAAEAAWARGDLDWPTYLSLRGNALAADLALIDLRQQRGTDAIALEALLGNTDLASTSDDRKAAP; this comes from the coding sequence ATGCCCCGCCCCTCCTCCGCGCGACCGGCGACCGCCCGATGGCCCGCGTTGCTGGCTGCCGTGCTGCTGACCGGCTGTACCAGCTACCACGCGCGGCCGTTGCCGAACCAGGCCGGTGCGCGACGTGTCGCCGACCTGGTCGCCCCGGCGCCGCGCAGCTGGTTGCCGGCACATCGTTTCGACCCCTCCGACGGTCTGGACGTCACCGAGGTGGCCACGCTGGCGGTCGCCAACAACCCGGACCTGCGCACCCAGCGCGATGCGCTCGGCGTCGCGCGAGCCCAGGCCTTCGACGCCGGCCTGCTGCCGGATCCGCAGCTCGACGCCGGCATGGACTTCCCGCGGCACAGCGGCCCGGGCCTGACCAGCGCCTTCAACCTCGGCCTCAGCGCCGACATCACCTCGCTGCTGCTGCGCTCCTCGCGCGTCGCGGCGGCCCGCCAGCAGGCGCGGCAGGTGAACCTGGACCTGCTCTGGGCCGAATGGCAGACGGTGGCGCAATCGCGCCTTCTGTTCGACCAGGTGCAGGCATTGCGCGCGAAGCAGCGCGAACTCGATGCCGAACAGCGCGCGCTGGCCCCGCTGGATGCGCACGTGCAGGCCGCCCTGCGTGCCGGCAACCTCACCCACGACCAGGCCAGCGCCGGGCTCAACGCCCTGTCCGACGTGCGCCAGCAGCGCGCCGACAACGCGCTGGCGCTGCACCAGGCCGAAGCCGACCTGCACCAGTTGCTGGGCCTGTCCCCGGAGGCTCCGCTGTCGCTGGTCGGAGCCGGCTACGACGTCACGCCCACCACGGCACAGGTCGATGCCGCGCTGACCGCGCTGCCCCGGCGACGCCCCGACCTGCTCGCCCTGCAGGCCGGCTACGCGGCACAGGAGGCCTCGTTGCGCGAGGCCATCCGCGCGCAGTTCCCGGCGATCACGCTGGGCGTGAACACCGCGCGCGACACCAGCGCCGTCTACACCAACGGCTTCAGCGTCGGCATCAGCCTGCCGCTGTTCAACCGCAACCGCGGCAACATCGCCATCGCCACCACCACCCGCGAGCAGCTGCGCGACGACTACCGCAGCCGCCTGCTCGCCGCGCACGGCGACATCCGCCACCTGCAGGCCGACCTGGCCACGCTGGATGCGCGACTGGCCACGCTGACCGTCCACGCGCGTGCGCTCGACGCCGGCCGCCGCGCCGCCGAAGCGGCCTGGGCCCGCGGCGACCTCGACTGGCCGACCTACCTCAGCCTGCGCGGCAACGCGCTGGCCGCCGACCTCGCCCTGATCGACCTGCGCCAGCAGCGCGGCACCGATGCCATCGCGCTCGAGGCCCTGCTGGGCAACACCGACCTGGCCTCCACCTCCGACGACCGCAAGGCCGCGCCATGA
- a CDS encoding methyl-accepting chemotaxis protein — protein sequence MLPRLSLPSLSSFGARLIARLAGTVALLLLVLAVSAGLLSRSDTRLQGVVSETLAPVSAVGRIQNDANEVLQTLTHAALTELPSSVDDARTLIKARRMDIARYRKRLEDSGFGIRQHKALALVDAHSAAFDQAVDETMQLLEAEQFDLGRLKVSNDVQDAYGPLKSDFSNLFAAALDDGQAAAATQHRTNRIGLYVLVVVALAALGLTLWMDLRILHQLTGRLAAATQVTARITEGALGAPVDPGHDDEIGRLLHGLKGMDQQLAQVVRRVRQRAAELDQGASSMADGNDALSQRTELQAMRLEQTSGAMSRVAATLAGHREHGIQADRAVVEARTQAGLGRTAVGEAIDSMGAIQTTSRSVGEMLDLIDQVAFQTRLLALNAAVEAARAGEHGRGFGVVASEVRELAQRCSEAARDIRGLVTDSEQAVRAGMERVNRTGEVIDSIGHSVERLAETVTVILAAGRSQAEEIAAASQAVTAMDAMTQENAALGEQAAAASRAMLESVTALVCDVDFFRLPDLHGVVPEPSRAAPVVDEAAA from the coding sequence ATGCTTCCGCGCCTGTCTCTTCCCTCGCTGTCCTCGTTCGGCGCCCGCCTGATTGCCCGTCTCGCCGGCACCGTCGCGCTGTTGCTGCTGGTGCTGGCGGTCTCGGCCGGATTGCTCAGCCGCTCGGACACCCGGCTGCAGGGCGTGGTGTCCGAAACGCTGGCGCCGGTGTCGGCGGTGGGGCGCATCCAGAACGATGCCAACGAGGTGCTGCAGACGCTCACCCATGCCGCGCTCACCGAGCTGCCCTCGTCGGTGGACGATGCCAGGACGCTGATCAAGGCACGTCGCATGGACATCGCCAGGTACCGCAAGCGGCTCGAGGACAGCGGCTTCGGTATCCGCCAGCACAAGGCGTTGGCGCTGGTCGATGCGCACAGTGCGGCATTCGACCAGGCGGTGGACGAGACCATGCAGTTGCTCGAGGCCGAGCAGTTCGACCTGGGCCGGCTGAAGGTGTCCAACGACGTGCAGGATGCCTACGGCCCGCTGAAGAGCGACTTCTCCAACCTGTTCGCCGCGGCGCTGGACGATGGCCAGGCTGCCGCCGCCACGCAGCACCGGACCAACCGCATCGGCCTGTACGTGCTGGTCGTCGTGGCGCTGGCGGCGCTGGGGCTCACGCTCTGGATGGACCTGCGCATCCTGCACCAGCTCACCGGTCGGCTGGCGGCCGCCACGCAGGTGACCGCGCGGATCACCGAGGGTGCGCTGGGCGCGCCGGTCGACCCCGGCCATGACGACGAAATCGGTCGGCTGCTGCACGGCCTCAAGGGCATGGACCAGCAGCTCGCGCAGGTGGTCCGCCGGGTGCGCCAGCGTGCCGCCGAGCTCGACCAGGGGGCGTCGAGCATGGCCGACGGCAACGATGCACTGAGCCAACGCACCGAACTGCAGGCGATGCGGCTGGAGCAGACCTCCGGCGCGATGTCGCGCGTCGCCGCCACGCTGGCGGGCCATCGCGAACACGGTATCCAGGCCGATCGCGCAGTGGTCGAGGCGCGGACCCAGGCCGGGCTCGGCCGCACCGCCGTCGGCGAGGCGATCGATTCGATGGGGGCGATCCAGACCACCAGCCGCAGCGTCGGCGAGATGCTCGACCTGATCGACCAGGTTGCCTTCCAGACCCGGCTGCTCGCGCTCAATGCGGCGGTCGAGGCGGCGCGCGCCGGCGAGCATGGCAGGGGCTTCGGCGTGGTCGCCAGCGAAGTGCGCGAACTGGCGCAGCGCTGCTCCGAAGCGGCACGTGACATCCGCGGCCTGGTGACCGACAGCGAGCAGGCGGTGCGCGCCGGGATGGAGCGGGTGAACCGCACCGGCGAGGTGATCGACAGCATCGGCCACAGCGTCGAGCGCCTGGCCGAAACGGTAACGGTGATCCTCGCCGCCGGCCGCAGCCAGGCCGAAGAGATCGCCGCGGCCAGTCAGGCGGTGACCGCGATGGACGCGATGACCCAGGAGAACGCCGCACTCGGCGAGCAGGCCGCAGCGGCGAGCCGGGCCATGCTGGAATCGGTGACCGCGCTGGTGTGCGACGTGGATTTCTTCCGCCTGCCGGACCTGCATGGGGTGGTACCGGAACCGTCGCGCGCGGCACCGGTCGTCGACGAGGCGGCGGCCTGA
- a CDS encoding efflux RND transporter permease subunit, with product MQRHRRSLLFLALMMALGGIASAFLMPVALFPNVAFPRIQVTLDAGDRPADQMAIEVTTPVEEAVRRVRGVRDVRSTTSRGSADIAVRFDWGADMARALQEVNAAAGQILPQLPPGTQLSTRRMDPTTFPVLAYSLRSHTLSPSQLHDLAEYQLRPLLSGINGVAHVGVQGGEVAEFHADVDPDKLRAFNLSLDDVTQAVAQAATIDAMGRVSDHYKLFLLLANNQPRTVQALEDVVLRASPAGVVRLRDVATVRLDHVPQWIKVNADGQNAVLLQVYQQPDGNSVQIAREVQQRLADFAPQMPAGVTVANWYDQTQLVTHAAGSVRDAILIGVVLAGLVLFVFLRNTRVILVALIVVPAVLAVTVLLLRVLGMSFNMMTLGGMAAAVGLIIDDVIVMLEHIMRRLGGGTDEAQVHERIAGAAWEFTRPLTGSSAATVVIFLPLAFLSGVTGAFFKALSLTMASALIISYLLTWIAVPLLAERFLDRKHRDEPPPSRFGRRVMAGYERTLAAWLKRPVLVLALVVPLLALGGLAYTRVGTGFMPQMDEGGFILDYISPPGTSLEETDRLLRQVETIIRANPYVDTYSRRTGAQLGGGLTEANEGDFFVRLKSGSRPSTETVMTQVRQQVEAKVPGLDIELSQLMEDLIGDLVAVPQPIEVQLYGEDPKQLNDTAGKVAALIGKIPGVVGVRNGINPAGDALEIHVDPARAALAGLDPAGVVAQVNAAVDGTVAAQLPAEGKVVGVRVRLDHSARRDVGSIDSLPIRTANGHHLPLSELATITPVQGQPQITRDNLKRMVAVTGRISGRSLGSAIADVKAALGKPGVLPKGMFYQLGGVYHQQQQAFRGLTIVMVAAIALVFTLLLFLYESFRVALAIMAMPLLALPAVFIGLWVTGIELNISSMMGMTMIVGIVTEVAIFYFSELQQAEADETAERLPLHDALHRAGRHRTRPILMSTLAAILTLLPLALAIGQGSQMQQPLAIAIIAGMLLQLPLVLLVMPVLYALLQRSRTSP from the coding sequence ATGCAGCGACACCGGCGCTCGCTGCTGTTCCTGGCCCTGATGATGGCGCTCGGCGGCATCGCCAGCGCGTTCCTGATGCCGGTGGCGCTGTTCCCGAACGTGGCGTTCCCGCGCATCCAGGTCACCCTGGATGCGGGCGACCGCCCGGCCGACCAGATGGCGATCGAAGTGACCACGCCGGTGGAGGAAGCGGTGCGCCGCGTGCGCGGCGTGCGCGACGTGCGCTCGACCACCAGCCGCGGCAGCGCCGACATCGCGGTGCGTTTCGACTGGGGCGCGGACATGGCGCGCGCGCTGCAGGAAGTGAACGCGGCGGCCGGGCAGATCCTGCCGCAGCTGCCGCCAGGTACCCAGCTCAGCACCCGGCGCATGGACCCCACCACCTTTCCGGTACTGGCCTACAGCCTGCGCTCGCACACGCTCTCGCCGAGCCAGCTGCACGACCTGGCCGAGTACCAGCTGCGCCCGCTGCTCAGCGGCATCAACGGCGTGGCCCACGTCGGCGTGCAGGGTGGCGAGGTGGCCGAGTTCCATGCCGACGTCGATCCGGACAAGCTGCGCGCGTTCAACCTCAGCCTGGACGACGTGACCCAGGCCGTGGCGCAGGCGGCCACCATCGACGCGATGGGCCGCGTGTCCGACCACTACAAGCTGTTCCTGCTGTTGGCGAACAACCAGCCGCGCACGGTGCAGGCGCTGGAGGACGTGGTGCTGCGTGCGTCGCCCGCCGGCGTGGTGCGCCTGCGCGACGTGGCGACGGTGCGCCTCGACCACGTGCCGCAGTGGATCAAGGTGAACGCCGACGGCCAGAACGCGGTGCTGCTGCAGGTCTACCAGCAGCCGGACGGCAACAGCGTGCAGATCGCCAGGGAGGTGCAGCAGCGCCTGGCCGACTTCGCGCCGCAGATGCCGGCCGGCGTTACCGTGGCCAACTGGTACGACCAGACCCAGCTGGTGACCCACGCCGCCGGCAGTGTGCGCGACGCGATCCTGATCGGCGTGGTGCTGGCCGGGCTGGTGCTGTTCGTGTTCCTGCGCAACACCCGGGTGATCCTGGTCGCGCTGATCGTGGTGCCGGCGGTACTGGCGGTCACCGTGCTGTTGCTGCGCGTGCTCGGCATGAGCTTCAACATGATGACGCTGGGCGGCATGGCCGCGGCGGTCGGCCTGATCATCGACGACGTGATCGTGATGCTCGAGCACATCATGCGCCGGCTCGGCGGGGGCACCGACGAAGCGCAGGTGCACGAGCGCATCGCCGGCGCGGCGTGGGAGTTCACCCGGCCGCTGACCGGCTCCAGCGCGGCGACGGTGGTGATCTTCCTGCCGCTGGCGTTCCTCTCGGGCGTCACCGGCGCGTTCTTCAAGGCGCTGTCGCTGACCATGGCCAGTGCGCTCATCATCTCCTACCTGCTGACCTGGATCGCCGTGCCGCTGCTGGCCGAGCGCTTCCTCGACCGCAAGCACCGCGACGAGCCGCCACCGAGCCGCTTCGGCCGGCGCGTCATGGCCGGCTACGAGCGCACGCTGGCCGCGTGGCTGAAACGTCCTGTACTGGTACTGGCGCTGGTGGTGCCCTTGCTGGCGCTGGGCGGACTGGCCTACACGCGGGTCGGCACCGGCTTCATGCCGCAGATGGACGAGGGGGGCTTCATCCTCGACTACATCTCGCCACCGGGCACCTCGCTGGAGGAAACCGACCGCCTGCTGCGCCAGGTGGAAACCATCATCCGCGCCAACCCCTACGTCGACACCTATTCCCGCCGCACCGGCGCGCAGCTCGGTGGCGGCCTCACCGAGGCCAACGAAGGCGACTTCTTCGTGCGCCTGAAAAGCGGCTCGCGCCCCAGCACCGAGACCGTGATGACGCAGGTGCGCCAGCAGGTGGAAGCCAAGGTGCCCGGCCTGGACATCGAACTGTCGCAGTTGATGGAGGATCTGATCGGCGACCTGGTGGCCGTGCCGCAGCCGATCGAGGTGCAGTTGTACGGCGAGGATCCGAAGCAGCTGAACGACACCGCCGGCAAGGTCGCCGCGCTGATCGGCAAGATCCCCGGCGTGGTCGGCGTGCGCAACGGCATCAACCCCGCCGGCGACGCGCTGGAGATCCACGTCGATCCGGCACGCGCCGCCCTGGCCGGGCTGGATCCGGCCGGTGTGGTGGCCCAGGTCAACGCCGCCGTGGACGGCACCGTGGCGGCGCAGCTGCCGGCCGAAGGCAAGGTGGTCGGCGTGCGCGTGCGGCTGGACCACAGCGCGCGGCGCGATGTCGGCTCCATCGACTCGCTGCCGATCCGCACCGCGAATGGCCATCACCTGCCGCTGTCCGAGCTGGCCACGATCACCCCGGTGCAGGGCCAGCCGCAGATCACCCGCGACAACCTCAAGCGCATGGTCGCGGTCACCGGCCGCATCAGCGGCCGCAGCCTGGGCTCGGCGATCGCCGACGTGAAGGCCGCGCTGGGCAAGCCGGGCGTGCTGCCGAAGGGCATGTTCTACCAGCTCGGCGGCGTCTATCACCAGCAGCAGCAGGCGTTCCGCGGCCTGACCATCGTGATGGTGGCGGCGATCGCGCTGGTGTTCACCCTGCTGCTGTTCCTGTACGAGAGCTTCCGCGTCGCGCTGGCGATCATGGCGATGCCGCTGCTGGCATTGCCGGCAGTGTTCATCGGCCTGTGGGTGACCGGCATCGAGCTGAACATCTCCTCGATGATGGGCATGACGATGATCGTCGGCATCGTCACCGAGGTGGCGATCTTCTACTTCTCCGAACTGCAGCAGGCCGAGGCCGACGAGACGGCGGAGCGGCTGCCGCTGCATGACGCCCTGCACCGCGCCGGCAGGCACCGTACGCGCCCGATCCTGATGTCGACGCTGGCGGCGATCCTCACCCTGCTGCCGCTGGCGCTGGCGATCGGCCAGGGCTCGCAGATGCAGCAGCCGCTGGCCATCGCGATCATCGCCGGCATGCTGCTGCAGCTTCCGCTGGTACTGCTGGTGATGCCGGTGCTCTACGCCCTGCTGCAGCGTAGCCGCACGTCACCCTGA
- a CDS encoding ATP-binding protein, producing the protein MRPSSLRWRLRWLVIGALVAVLVPLGLFSMRITLREMDELADGRLAQAAHVLQLMVRGAGIDALAGSARAPGQPPATLAQSRHTFESEVAFQVIDRDGRVRLATANFAALPVHMAVGAGFADIEWQGYRWRTYRTCDVPAGVCIVAGERYDSRHDILRALWLDHALLLVVGLPLIALLVGWAVRRGLRPLDRLADNLAARAPGSREPVALEAAPTELRPVVQALNTQLARLEDALERERRFSADVAHELRTPLTTSLISVEGAIGNADPADADVALGQAQQALNGLARRVEQLLVLARLEAGVVDRPRETVDLVPLAGEVIEELAPMIGERHVDVTLEVPDVPVRVSGYSAGLLALIRNLVDNALRHVSEGGHVLLALGQVGTAVRIEVTDDGPGIPPERRHEVFARFHREPGGHNEGYGVGLSIVQRVAELHGATIELLDAPWGRGLSVRVSLPLATA; encoded by the coding sequence ATGAGGCCGTCGAGCCTGCGCTGGCGGCTGCGCTGGCTGGTGATCGGCGCGCTGGTGGCGGTGCTGGTGCCGCTGGGCCTGTTCAGCATGCGCATCACGCTGCGCGAGATGGACGAGCTGGCTGACGGCCGGCTGGCGCAGGCCGCCCATGTGCTGCAGCTGATGGTGCGTGGCGCCGGCATCGATGCGCTGGCCGGTTCCGCCCGGGCGCCCGGCCAGCCGCCAGCGACACTGGCGCAGTCGCGCCACACATTCGAGTCCGAGGTCGCCTTCCAGGTGATCGATCGCGACGGTCGGGTGCGCCTGGCCACCGCGAACTTCGCGGCCCTGCCGGTGCACATGGCGGTCGGCGCGGGCTTCGCCGACATCGAGTGGCAGGGCTATCGCTGGCGCACCTACCGCACCTGCGACGTACCGGCGGGGGTGTGCATCGTGGCCGGCGAACGCTACGACAGCCGTCACGACATCCTGCGCGCGTTGTGGCTCGACCACGCCTTGCTGCTGGTGGTCGGCTTGCCGTTGATCGCCCTGCTGGTGGGCTGGGCGGTGCGCCGCGGCCTGCGGCCGCTGGACCGGTTGGCCGACAACCTGGCTGCGCGTGCGCCAGGGAGCCGCGAGCCGGTGGCGCTCGAGGCCGCCCCCACCGAGCTGCGCCCGGTGGTGCAGGCGCTCAATACCCAGCTCGCGCGGCTGGAGGATGCGCTGGAGCGCGAGCGCCGCTTCAGCGCCGACGTGGCGCACGAGCTACGCACGCCACTGACCACCAGCCTGATCAGCGTGGAGGGCGCGATCGGCAATGCCGACCCGGCCGATGCCGATGTCGCGCTCGGCCAGGCGCAGCAGGCGTTGAACGGACTGGCGCGACGGGTCGAGCAGTTGCTGGTGCTGGCGCGGCTGGAGGCCGGTGTCGTGGACCGGCCGCGGGAGACGGTCGACCTGGTGCCGCTGGCCGGCGAAGTGATCGAGGAGCTTGCGCCGATGATCGGCGAGCGCCACGTCGACGTGACGCTGGAAGTGCCTGACGTGCCGGTTCGTGTCAGCGGCTATTCCGCGGGTCTGCTGGCGCTGATCCGCAACCTGGTCGACAACGCCCTGCGGCACGTCTCCGAGGGCGGCCACGTGCTGCTCGCGCTGGGGCAGGTCGGTACCGCCGTGCGGATCGAGGTGACCGACGATGGCCCCGGCATTCCGCCGGAGCGCCGGCACGAAGTGTTCGCCCGCTTCCACCGCGAACCGGGCGGACACAACGAGGGCTACGGCGTGGGCCTGTCCATCGTGCAGCGGGTGGCCGAACTGCATGGCGCCACCATCGAGCTGCTCGATGCGCCCTGGGGTCGCGGTCTGTCGGTGCGCGTAAGCCTGCCGCTCGCCACCGCCTGA
- a CDS encoding YncE family protein, whose product MTALPRTALALLLAGVLAPAFAAGTAPATPLHVVDRLALGGPGGWDYLAVDTARHHLFVSRGDRVMVVDTTTGKLSGTIPGTSGVHGIAFDPARREGFTSDGRAASVTVFDLDTLKVLATVRGTGENPDAIAFDPASGHVFTLNGRSHSASVVDPAKRAVVATIALPGKPEFAVADGKGHLYVNIEDKSELAEIDTASDKLLRTWSLAPCESPSGLALDAAHRRAFSVCDNRVMAVSDVDKGAVVTTVPIGEGPDAAAFDPSTGTVYSSNGESGTLTVVHQVDADHYSVAATVPTQKSARTMALDPTTQRIYLSAATLGSKRNARGWPMAEPGSFVVLEVAH is encoded by the coding sequence ATGACCGCCCTTCCGCGCACCGCCCTTGCACTGTTGCTCGCCGGCGTCCTCGCGCCGGCGTTCGCCGCCGGCACGGCCCCGGCCACGCCGCTGCACGTCGTCGACCGTCTCGCCCTCGGCGGCCCCGGCGGCTGGGACTACCTCGCGGTGGACACGGCACGCCACCACCTGTTTGTCAGCCGCGGCGACCGCGTGATGGTGGTCGACACGACCACCGGCAAACTGTCCGGCACCATCCCCGGCACCAGCGGCGTGCACGGCATCGCCTTCGATCCCGCGCGCCGGGAAGGCTTCACCAGCGACGGCCGCGCTGCCTCGGTGACCGTGTTCGACCTCGACACCCTGAAGGTGCTGGCGACCGTCCGCGGCACCGGCGAGAACCCCGATGCGATCGCCTTCGACCCGGCCTCCGGCCACGTGTTCACGCTCAATGGCCGCAGCCACTCGGCCAGCGTGGTCGATCCGGCGAAGCGCGCCGTGGTGGCGACCATCGCCCTGCCCGGCAAGCCCGAGTTCGCGGTGGCGGACGGCAAGGGGCATCTGTACGTGAACATCGAGGACAAGTCCGAGCTGGCCGAGATCGACACCGCCAGCGACAAACTGCTGCGCACCTGGTCGCTGGCACCGTGCGAATCGCCCAGCGGGCTGGCCCTCGACGCCGCACATCGTCGCGCCTTCTCGGTCTGCGACAACCGCGTGATGGCGGTATCCGACGTCGACAAGGGCGCCGTGGTGACCACCGTGCCGATCGGCGAGGGCCCGGATGCCGCCGCGTTCGATCCGTCCACCGGCACGGTCTACAGCTCCAACGGCGAGAGCGGCACGCTGACCGTGGTGCACCAGGTCGATGCCGACCACTACAGCGTGGCCGCCACCGTGCCGACGCAGAAGAGCGCGCGCACCATGGCGCTGGACCCGACCACGCAGCGCATCTACCTGTCCGCCGCCACGCTGGGCAGCAAGCGCAACGCGCGCGGCTGGCCGATGGCCGAGCCGGGAAGCTTCGTGGTGCTGGAAGTGGCGCACTGA
- a CDS encoding dienelactone hydrolase family protein translates to MTTHSGSTVTFKRPDGKDVQGYLATPARAEGAPAIVVIQEWWGLNDQIRGVADRLARCGYFALVPDLYRGKSTVEEEEAHHLMEGLNFADAATQDIAGAVAYLRQRSRKVGLTGFCMGGALTVLALGQGVAVDAGATWYGMPPLEYIDAGKITAPVLGHWATQDEFFPIDNADKLEAKLKDAGVSVEFHHYLAYHGFANETAAGPGRISRTQYDPVWAAHAWDRTLTFFGRTLWG, encoded by the coding sequence ATGACGACTCATTCCGGATCCACGGTCACCTTCAAGCGCCCCGACGGCAAGGACGTGCAGGGATACCTGGCCACGCCGGCCCGCGCCGAGGGCGCGCCCGCCATCGTCGTGATCCAGGAGTGGTGGGGCCTCAACGACCAGATCCGCGGCGTCGCCGACCGCCTGGCGCGCTGCGGCTACTTCGCGCTGGTGCCCGACCTGTACCGCGGCAAGAGCACGGTGGAGGAAGAGGAGGCGCACCACCTGATGGAAGGCCTGAACTTCGCCGACGCCGCCACGCAGGACATCGCCGGTGCGGTGGCCTACCTGCGCCAGCGCTCGCGCAAGGTCGGCCTCACCGGCTTCTGCATGGGCGGCGCGCTGACCGTGCTGGCGCTCGGCCAGGGCGTGGCGGTGGATGCCGGCGCCACCTGGTACGGCATGCCGCCGCTGGAGTACATCGACGCGGGCAAGATCACCGCGCCGGTGCTCGGCCACTGGGCCACGCAGGACGAGTTCTTCCCGATCGACAACGCCGACAAGCTGGAGGCCAAGCTCAAGGATGCCGGCGTGAGCGTCGAGTTCCACCACTATCTCGCCTATCACGGGTTTGCCAACGAGACCGCCGCCGGCCCCGGCCGCATCAGCCGCACCCAGTACGACCCGGTGTGGGCGGCGCACGCGTGGGACCGCACGCTGACCTTCTTCGGCCGCACGCTCTGGGGTTGA
- a CDS encoding response regulator produces MHILLVEDDPQLGAAIQRALERLAYTVTWLRDGQSAIAGLADGSADLVLLDLGLPRRDGLEVLREARRQKVATPVIVMTARDSVEARVSGLDAGADDYLVKPFHLDELAARIRSVSRRHHGVAANRLEVGAISMDLGSAEVSYRGERLDLTRREFALLQALMERAGHIVRRETLENSIYGFDNSVGRGALEVLMHSLRRKLGADAVQTVRGFGYMMPREPA; encoded by the coding sequence GTGCACATCCTTCTGGTCGAGGACGATCCGCAACTGGGCGCCGCCATCCAGCGCGCGCTGGAGCGGCTCGCCTACACCGTCACCTGGCTGCGCGACGGCCAGTCGGCGATCGCCGGCCTGGCCGACGGCAGCGCCGACCTGGTGTTGCTCGACCTGGGCCTGCCGCGGCGCGACGGGCTGGAGGTGCTGCGTGAGGCACGCCGGCAGAAGGTCGCCACGCCGGTGATCGTGATGACCGCCCGCGACAGCGTGGAGGCACGCGTCAGCGGGCTGGACGCCGGCGCCGACGACTACCTGGTCAAGCCATTCCACCTCGACGAACTGGCCGCGCGGATCCGCTCGGTCTCGCGTCGCCACCACGGGGTGGCGGCGAACCGGCTGGAGGTGGGCGCGATCAGCATGGACCTGGGCAGCGCCGAGGTCAGTTACCGCGGCGAGCGGCTGGACCTGACCCGGCGCGAGTTCGCCCTGCTGCAGGCGCTGATGGAGCGCGCCGGTCACATCGTGCGGCGCGAGACGCTGGAGAACTCCATCTACGGTTTCGACAACTCGGTCGGGCGTGGCGCGCTGGAAGTGCTGATGCATTCGCTGCGCCGCAAGCTCGGTGCCGATGCGGTGCAGACCGTGCGCGGCTTCGGCTACATGATGCCGCGGGAACCGGCATGA